The Neoasaia chiangmaiensis sequence TCCAAGTCGTTGCAGCAACAATGTCTCAAGCGGCGCCAGATCGGCGAAGGAACCGCTGATATAAAGTAACGGTTCGCCTGCCCCCACCCACGCCCCCTCGGGATAAACCTGGCGCACGTCTATGGACATTCCGCGTTCACGCGCCACGTTTCGCAACCAGCGAATCATCAGTCCGCAAGCAGCCACCACGGGCCGGCGAATGAATAGCGCGTATTCCACGCGTTGATCGCCGAAATGCGACACGATCGCCTGTGTCCGATTGAAATAGACATCGGTCGTCGCGGCAATTGCCGAAGCGTCCAGCGATCGGGTCGGGCTGAAAGCCCGGTCCAGAGCGCGATCAATCGTGTCGCTGGCGCTTACCCAATCCTGCATTGTTCCATCCCGTTGTCAGCGATCGGCAGATATCACCGAAAATGACGCGTCAGTTCGCCCGCCAGCAGGAACGCCAGTTCGAGCGATTGTTCGGCATTCAGGCGCGGATCGCAGAACGTCTCGTAGCGACCGGCCAGATCCGCCTCGGTCAAGCACTGGGCACCCCCGACGCATTCCGTGACGTCCTGACCCGTCATCTCAATATGAATGCCACCGGGCCGCAAGCCAGCCTGGGCAAAGACATCGAAAAATCCACGCACTTCGTCGAGTATGGCGTCAAAAGAGCGTGTCTTGATCTTGCCCGCGGTCGTCATGGTGTTGCCATGCATCGGATCGCAGATCCACGTCACTGTCCGCCCGGTGCGTCGAACGGCGTCCAGGAGTGGCGGCAGATGATCGCGAACCTTGCCGGCACCCATGCGTGAGATCAGCGTGATGCGCCCCGGTTCGTCATGCGGATTGAGGATTTCGAGCAGCTTCTCCAGATCGCCGATGGTCGTCGTCGGCCCGACCTTGATGCCGATCGGATTGCGCACGCCGCGCAGAAATTCGACATGCGCCCCGTCCGGCTGGCGGGTGCGGTCGCCGATCCAGACGAAATGCGCCGAGCAATCGTACCAGTCGCCGCTCAGGCTATCGACGCGCGTCAGCGCCTGCTCATAGGGCAGCAGCAACGCCTCGTGCGACGTATAGAAATCGGTCTCATTGATCTGCGGCGCACGCTGGTCGAAACCGCACGCTCCCATAAACGACAATGTCTCGTCGATGCGCTGGGCCAGATCGCGGTAACGAGCCGCCAGCGGCGAACGCTCCACGAAACCAAGGTTCCACCGATGCACCTCGTGCAGGTTGGCATAACCACCCGACGCGAACGCCCGCAGGAGGTTCATAACACCGGCGGACTGGAAATATCCGCTCTCCATACGCGCCGGATCCGGCTCGCGCGCCGTCGGCGTGAATGCCGCACCGTTAATGATATCGCCACGGTAGCAGGGCAACGTCACGCCGTCCTGCGTTTCCGTGTCCGACGAACGTGGCTTGGCATATTGCCCGGCCATGCGCCCGATCTTGATAACTGGCACCTTGGCGGCAAAAGTCAGAACGACGGCCATCTGCAACAACACGCGGAAGGTGTCGCGCACGATATCGGCCGTGAATTCATCGAAGCTTTCGGCGCAGGCACCACCTTGCAACACGAAGGCTTCACCACGCGCGGCCTGCGCCAATTGAGCCTTCAGGCGGCGCGACTCTCCGGCAAAGACAAGCGGAGGATACTGACGCAGACGCTCCTCGACGACATTCAATGCTGCCGCATCGCGATAATGCGGCATCTGACGGATCGGATACGACCGCCAGCTCGTCGGCGTCCAGCCGGCTTGCAATACGGGCTCACGATCGGGATTCATCAGTACCATTTCCAATCCAAGGCTACGAGGGGCGATGTTTATGCCGGGAAAAACCCTGACAGCCTAGGCCAAACCGCGAGAAATACATATGGTGCTCACGTTACCCGCCGAAATGTCAGGTTGTAGCGATAGCCACCCGTCAAGGCATGGTGCCCAGGCCTGATGGGCGAAACCCCATGGAACGCCAGCCTCGAAGGACCGCCCCACACCACCACGTCGCCATGTTGCAGCACCACGGTCTGCCTCGGCGCATCGCGTGTCAGGCCGCCGAAAAGAAAACGCGCAGGCAGTCCCAGGGATACCGATACGATCGGCGCGGCCATCGCCTGCTCGTCGCGGTCCTGATGCAATCCCATGCGCGCACCCGGCACATATCGGTTGATGAGGCAAAGCTGCGGCTCGAAGTTCTCATAGCCGGCTCGGCACGCCATATCGGCGGCAAGCGCACGCATCACCTCCGGGATCGATGGCCAAGGACCACCTGTCATCGGATCGGCGGAAACGTAGCGATATCCCTGGCGGTCCGAATGCCACCCCCAAATGCCGCAATTGCTCATTTCCGCGGATAAGGCACGACCGCCAGGCGTGCTCAGGCGCCGCAGCGGTGCTGATCGCATGACATCCTGCACGGCCGCCCAAAGCCTGTCGGCCGCCGGCAATGCCGCGCCCGGCAGGAATAAGGCACCGTCGGCCAGTGCGACCGGCTGGCGCAACCTGTCGAACAGATCGCTCATCATGTTTGATCCCGCCCCAAACCAGCCGTCATTTCCCGCCTCCCCCTTGAACCGGGAAGCCAACATGGCGAATATAACCGGTAAGCGCCTTCTTGCCCTTTGGCTCCGCTTTTTCGGACAGGTCGGAGCACGACAGAACAAGGATCACTCAATAATGGCGATGCTCCGTCACAGCCTCGTGCTGACAGCCTCACTACTTGCACTTTCCGCGAGCGCCCTCGCCCAGACGGCGACCCAGTTTACCCCGCCGGTCGGCACCCAGTCCCAGAATAAAGGTAATCCGGGCGTCGAATATCAAGGTCATGGGGAACATTATACCGCCCACGGACGGCATTCGCTGCCCCCGGGCTACCAGGATGCGCCCTCCACGGAGTTCACACATGGTCCCGATCCGGATCACGAAGCGAACGTGCAGCGCGATGCCGTCACGGGCGCCGATCTGAGCAAGTTCGGCTCGGCCTATCAGGGCAGCAACCCGACACAAAGCGGCCAGCTTGGCGATTCCACGGGCAATGGCTGGGTCGCGCCACGGTGAGTGACGCCGACTGACCAGACCTGACGACAGGATTCGTTTCGTCGGCCTTATCAATTCAGACAATCGGCTCGGGACAATGGAAACCCGAGCCATTTCTACCAGTTCTCCCTGCACGATGCCCGATCCGGGCGCCTTCAGCCGGAGACCCTGCAATGCCGTTCATCACGACCCGCGATAACGTCAATCTTCACGTCAAGGATACGGGCAACGGACGCCCCGTGTTACTGATTCACGGCTGGCCCCTGACCGGAGACATGTGGGAATATCAGACACTTGCCCTTCAGGAGGCAGGATATCGGGTCATCACCTATGACCGCCGCGGCTTCGGCCAGTCGAGCCATCCTATCGGCCCCTACGACTACGATACGCTGGCGGCCGATCTGGCGACGATCATTGAGGAACTCGATCTCACCGATCTCACACTCGTCGGCTTCTCGATGGGCGGTGGCGAAGTTGCCCGTTACCTGTCGCGCTATGGTAGCGCCCGCATCGCCGGCGTGGCGCTGATTGCCTCCGTCGTGCCCGGCCTGCTGAAGTCGGAACACAATCCGGATGGTATCGAGATCGATACTTTCGCCAATATCAAATCGCAGATCCGGAAAGACCGTTTTCACTTTCTTCAGGAATTCGGCCGAACATTTTATGGCGTTGGCGTATTGCACAAGCCGGTCAGCGAAGCGCTGCTGAACTGGAGCTTCATCCTCGCGGTCATGGCAAGTCCGATGGCGACGCTTGAGTGCGTGGACTCATGGAGCCTGACCGACTTCCGGCCCGATCTGGCCGCGTTCAACGTGCCGACCCTTATCATCCACGGGTCCGGCGATGCCACGGTTCCGGCAGCCGTCAGCGGCAAGCGCGCCGCGAGCCTCCTTCCAAACGCGCATTACATCGAATACGAAGGCGCACCGCACGGACTGTTCGCGACAGTCCCCGACCGGCTCAATCAGGACCTGCTGGCATTCCTCAACAAGACGGCAATCTGACGATCATGCCGGAGGACGGGCCCGCTCGACACGGCGGGTCGGCGTCCGCATCGTGACAACCTCTTCGGCAGTTGTCGGATGAATGCCGATCGTCCGGTCGAAGTCACGCTTCGTGAGACCGGCCGTTATGGCAATCGCCAGTCCCTGCATGAGTTCCGGCGCCGTATCGCCCATCATATGGGCACCCAGAACCACGTCCGTTCCCGCATCCACCACCAGCTTGATGAACGTCTTCCGCGTTCTTCCGGTAATCGTCTGACGCATCGGTCGGAACTGCGCCGTAAAGATCTCCAGATCGGCTTTCTGGCGAGCCTCTTCTTCCGTCAGGCCGACGGCAGAGAGCGGCTCAAGAAAAAACACGGCTTTCGGCGTCGTATCGAACGACCAGCTTCTCG is a genomic window containing:
- a CDS encoding class II 3-deoxy-7-phosphoheptulonate synthase, which gives rise to MNPDREPVLQAGWTPTSWRSYPIRQMPHYRDAAALNVVEERLRQYPPLVFAGESRRLKAQLAQAARGEAFVLQGGACAESFDEFTADIVRDTFRVLLQMAVVLTFAAKVPVIKIGRMAGQYAKPRSSDTETQDGVTLPCYRGDIINGAAFTPTAREPDPARMESGYFQSAGVMNLLRAFASGGYANLHEVHRWNLGFVERSPLAARYRDLAQRIDETLSFMGACGFDQRAPQINETDFYTSHEALLLPYEQALTRVDSLSGDWYDCSAHFVWIGDRTRQPDGAHVEFLRGVRNPIGIKVGPTTTIGDLEKLLEILNPHDEPGRITLISRMGAGKVRDHLPPLLDAVRRTGRTVTWICDPMHGNTMTTAGKIKTRSFDAILDEVRGFFDVFAQAGLRPGGIHIEMTGQDVTECVGGAQCLTEADLAGRYETFCDPRLNAEQSLELAFLLAGELTRHFR
- the alkB gene encoding DNA oxidative demethylase AlkB, yielding MMSDLFDRLRQPVALADGALFLPGAALPAADRLWAAVQDVMRSAPLRRLSTPGGRALSAEMSNCGIWGWHSDRQGYRYVSADPMTGGPWPSIPEVMRALAADMACRAGYENFEPQLCLINRYVPGARMGLHQDRDEQAMAAPIVSVSLGLPARFLFGGLTRDAPRQTVVLQHGDVVVWGGPSRLAFHGVSPIRPGHHALTGGYRYNLTFRRVT
- a CDS encoding alpha/beta fold hydrolase; protein product: MPFITTRDNVNLHVKDTGNGRPVLLIHGWPLTGDMWEYQTLALQEAGYRVITYDRRGFGQSSHPIGPYDYDTLAADLATIIEELDLTDLTLVGFSMGGGEVARYLSRYGSARIAGVALIASVVPGLLKSEHNPDGIEIDTFANIKSQIRKDRFHFLQEFGRTFYGVGVLHKPVSEALLNWSFILAVMASPMATLECVDSWSLTDFRPDLAAFNVPTLIIHGSGDATVPAAVSGKRAASLLPNAHYIEYEGAPHGLFATVPDRLNQDLLAFLNKTAI